The DNA sequence aaaaccatgcaaatcatatgaataagtgggcaaggacttgataaaaaccactcaattgtacacaagataaaccatgaaatagggGTTTATTAGACACTGAAGAACCAACTGAAGTGCCGTTAACTACTTATGAACGACTTGATGATTActattttcatcaagaaaatgTGACCATATTTACTCCACATATTGAAAATATAGATGATATTTCGGAGCATGAGCCCATCACTAAATTTAGAGCATAGGCCCATTACTAAAGTTCTGGCCTGTAGTCAACAAATAATTATGAGTGCTTAAGTAATGAAGTTGTTATCCTTATCCTCCGCGTGTCTAGATCCTAGTAGTTTGTTTAAAGTTGTTTGTCCTTATGTAATGATGTGGCAGGAGATAAGATTCCTTCTTATCTACCACATGTCCTATTTTCATAAGTTGTGCAGATTTTCAACTTATCTACAGGCTTCTATATATAAAAGTCTCCATCCTTGTAAGAACTCAGAGtttcaaaataaaaactatTGTGAGATATTCATCCTGAATACTTGTTAaatttctctccctctctaaaAACCTGATTCTTTAATATGTTTATCTTTGCGTCTTAGTTTTACGTATGCTCTAGGCTTGCCTCTTATTTGAGGATATGAATTTGCGGATCAAATCGGATccgatttaaaaaaaaaacacaaatatgataTCAAGTTTGGATTGGATCAAATTTTCGGATATATCTGGTTTGGTTATCAAGTTGGGCTTTGCATGTCACAATGACACCCTTCCCAGCACGGCTAGTAGGCCCAAAATATAATAGGCCTAAAACTGGCCTTCAACTTCACTAGTCCTCTTTCCTGAATAGAAGGAACGGTGAGAACTGAGAAGTCATTGTGCTTGGTGCATTGTAGCTTTTGCAGTGAACCCAACAAACGAGATCCACTTGCGCTTATAGCCTAATAGCATCACTTGCCATATCTCCAAGCAACTTCCCATTCTTAGCTAATACTAATActaattactaataataataaattaataataagtgGCAGCTAAGAAGGGGACATAATTAGTGAAAACTAGTACTAAAGCAAAAAACAAGAATGATTATGCTTGGTAGTGACGGAGCAAGGAGGTGATTCAATTATGGTTACAAAATAGTGAAAATACCAAGATGGTTTAGTACTTCATTATTACTGCCTTGCGCAATTACGTTACTCTACTTGGGACTCATTATTAGTAAGAATAAGAATTTGCCCAGTGGCCGTTacattatttgtttaattaaaGTGATGATGTGGTTCATGCATTCAGCTGGCATGAATAAGTCCCTGATAGTAACACCTCTAAAGGCGTAGACTAAAGCTGAAAAGGACTACTAAAtagtatttataaaataataaaatgtagAATGTCAACAGCTGCTCCTCCCGAATTTTAATTTGGCTTCACTTGATCAATCCATGCAAATTCACCTTCTTTGAACAACTTTGGTATTATAAAGTACGATATAATTTGTTAAAATTCGAGTAGTCTTTTGAAAGAAAGCACAAGATTGGATtgggtatttattttttatttttttttcttatttgctATTGGTTTTTTTATTACTTAATTTCTATGAGATATGAATATTTTACTGAGTTATCGTGTCTACGTGACGGACACATTTTAAACATTACACTCATCTAACACTTGCCTAGTTTATATCTAATCTGTAtgacttttatttatataatatttaataaacaaATCAGataagtttttatattttattcatttgattttaatatattataattttattttgtcaaaatttatcaaatcaaatcaatcaatTTAAACCAGAAAACCTCCTACCCCATGCAACATCACACAATGCTTACCAACTACAACTGAATAAAGTTTAGGAAGGTTATCAGGTGTACCAGGAACACCGGTATTCCAGTTGTTTTAATCGTTGATctgaattataaaaattatatataatatatattaattaaaatcaacggttaaaacaactggaaCACCGATGTTCTGAGGAACACCTGATAATTTTCCTAAAGTTTAATCATCtaataaaaggaaaaatatatTTCTAACCAAGCTATACAGTTgatttctgtttttattttttccctCAATTGAAAGTAAGGAAGCACCGAAGCATTAgcataaaatacataaattctAAGGTAAAACACACTAATAAATCATTTCAACATCAAAATTACGCTAAtgtcctattttgattttcattacAAACATATCCTCTTGAATGATTCTAGATGACCAATATTTCTCCTTACTAATCAACAACTCATTTTTCTCCCATTTTTCGGCTAAAAATACCATCACCTAACATTCACCCTAAAGGCATATGCGTCAATAGTTCATAACGGAAACCACAAGCATGAATGTATGTTTGAAAATAATCGAAACAAACAATTCTGAAAACCCAAAAAATGGTTTCAATTGCAAAACAATCTAGTAAAACGGGAAAAAAGTAATGGCGAAATCTTGCCACCAATTGTGGATGTAAGATTCATGTAAGTTGTGAACAATGAACTCCCAAAATTTGCAGGGCACCTAGTTGCATGCATGCATTATAAGGGTAGGTATCAGCTCCTCCAAAATTATAAGACAAAATGAATTGATTTCCACCGTCATTGCTAcccaagaatcaatttcatataCAATTAGGAAAAACTAAACCAATAGGCAGAGAAACAATCCTCTGcggtagattttttttattcgcTGCAATTTTGATCAGCACGGAACCAAGGAAACAAAATATTGAAACAAAGATTCTTTAGGGCAGAGTAGCTCTAAGTTCTTTCCTATCAGCACCATATGCCTGCAGTTCAGAATATTGCCAACCATAAGATTTGAGTCAAGCACACCATGTACCAAGTAACGTTGGTGGTGAGTATTAATTGCATGAATATAACAGGATCTGAATCTCTTTTtcatgtattttaaatttttaataactaGAACAAGGAGTCAGGACTAGATGAAATCATCATTACCTCAACACCAAAACCTTTAACGTACACATTAGTAAATAGTTCAGATGGATCTGGCATATCACTCTCCTGGAAATCATAAATGAACACAAGAAATTCTAAGATTTTAAACCATATTACAAACAGCCGCAACAGGAGATGCAAATACATGCGATACCAAAAATATTATGAGAAGAATCAATAATTAAGCTATGATTTTAACCTTTGCTTTTGAAATGGCGTTGTCAACTTCTTTTCTGACCTCCTTCTCGATGTCCTAAAAGAAGAAAACATATAATATCGTCATCAATAAATTCTGATGTttcaacaaaataatatatatctaAACAATAGAGGAataagcaagattgatagaatcCATGGACAGAAAAAGTGTggaacttatatatatatatatatatatatatatatatatatatatatagtacaaAGTCTTTGCCATAGTCAAAATAGGTGACTTTCATGCAatgcattgaaaaaaataatgattGGTAGTCTTTTCAGTCGAACGATAACTACATAATAGAATTCCAGTAATGCACATAGTAACTTATGAGGTCAGGAGTCAAAGACGACGACACTAAATAAGTATTATAAGCAAGACAAAATAGATAACTCACGAGAAGGACAACCCAAGTCATATAAACTAAGACATTGAGTTTTTCATATCTAGATGCGCATAATATCCATTCAGAACTTGAAagtatttttaactattaaagaAGAGACGAAATGAAACACCAAGAAAAAATTGGTCCCAGACAAACTTAAATCTAAATTTCATAATTATATGATCAACCATGAAGGCATGAATCAAATGTTCATTCACTCACCTTTAGCTCTGTCTCAGTAGAAATCTCATGAGACAGCAACAACTTTCTTATTCTCTCAATTGGATCACGCTCCTGTAATCAAATTatcaaggaaaaaaaattaacaaactcgtcaatattaattattttgtttaagATACACTGTATTGATGTGATTTGTTAGGATATTTGACGCTAGTGACTGGCATACCTGTCTAACACCACTAATCTCATCACGTGTACGGTATGTGCTACCAGGGTCAGACATGGAGTGACCATGATACCTGTATGTGTCCATTTCAAGAATCTGGATAGAATAACCAAATAGAGAAATCAACCAAAATCTTATGGAGAATAAACTTTGACAAGTCTAGCCAAACTAAATATAGTCCAGTCAGTTTTAAGATTTATCtatttagataaaataaataaatcctTTCTTAGGCAACCAATGTAACTGTGCGATAGGttagagaaaaacaaaagtcaTGCTATCGGACTCGGACAGCCTTTATCTAGTAGGATAACCATTTTTTTTCTGAATGTACGGCAATTTCCTTCACAAAgtacattttaaaaaatagacaAAGATCAAAGTCACTCTGCAAAAGATATGCTCAGTTTATGGTTAAGTCAGATACTAGACAATAGCAAATCATGATCTCTTTCCAGTTGCCCATAGATATAAAGGATGTTATAATATCTACGTAATTCTAAGGACCTAATCTAGTTTGATGAGTAATCAAGTTTTGTTGGCTGATTCCGCGGTCCCATCAGCTCTGAAATTCTCTATCAAGTATTTGCACATGAATGAATATCTAGAGAACATTCTTGTGGCCGTGAACTAATCTGACGATAACTGGATTATCACAGTTGATCCATCCTATTCCTAACATGACCTAGAaacttatatataaatatagcaTCAATTGTTAAATACTAAATGGCGCATAAATAATAGCATGTAAATTACTCACAATTGGTCCATTCTTTAAAGCATGCTCCTTTGCAAATTTGCATGCTTGTTTCACAGCAAAAGCATCCATGCCATCTACCTGTACAAAGTTTATTTCAGAAACACTGTAGAGGAAAACAACAATGTATATGTCCAGCCAAAAAGGAGCATCAAACATAGCAACCATTGTTCTAGTATACTCCAAAGACATGCATCCACACAAGAACAACAAAATCTTCTAGTATACCATGTTAGTGTCAGTCCCTCACAATCTCGTTCAAGATTCTTATTTTGAAATGAAATTCAATAAAAGCAGCAGTGGACCATAAAGAGTATCACTGATTTGTAAAACTTAAGCTTTCTGCCTATACGATCAAAGACTGTAACTTACACATCCATGGCAAACTCAATTAAGCAAAAAGCATACAAGCAAAACCTACGACGTAGTACATCATTAGGGTTTCAGAAACACTTTGCCTGAATAGGCTAAATCCTTTCAGAGCAGATAACACAAGAAGGGGGGAAAACCTTCTGTAAACTTTCTGACTGTGTTCATCCAACCACAAGTTACACAAAGGTATTAGTACGTAAAGCATTTATCTAACTTTCCTTCCTTCGTAATCAAAACAGGACTGGTTCCACAACAATCCTTTCCAAGTATGCTAATGTTGCATACATCATCACAATGAAAGAGCTTGTCTGTTTTACCTTTGGAGAGATGACGAAAATACTTCTAGTAGAAATAACAACATACACAATTATCTTTTCATGGTGAACAAAATGTAAACCACACATTACACAGGCACATAGCAATAATTTCAAATGCATAATAAGTAACAAAACTTTAAAATAGACAACACTGCAGTAACACTAATCAGGAGTTCTTAATCTCACCTTCAATCCGGGAACATAATCCCCACGCTTGTAATAAGCAGGACTCTTTGCAGCTCTCCACTCAGCAGTTCCCATTCCATCTGTCACATCACGCAGGAAACAAAAACAGAAACCAAGTCCTaattatgttcttgatattctaattttcgaaatgtAGCGGCATAAGCAATACAAAACTCACAATGGTTATTCTCGCAGACCAAAATTGCAGGCAAATCCCAAAGCGCAGCAATGTTAAGAGCCTCAAACAACTGTCCCTGATTAGCAGCACCATCACCATACATAGCAAAAGTCACATTCTCATCCTTCGAGTACTTCTGTGCGAACGCCAATCCGCAACCGAGCGGAACCTGAGCTCCGACGATGCCGTGGCCGCCGTAGAATCCGCCTTCCTTGCGGTAAAAGTGCATGGATCCGCCCTTGCCGTTGGACATTCCGGCGCGGCGTCCCATGAGCTCGGCGAAAACCTCGACTAGGTTTCCACCGCGGCTGAGGAAGGTGCAGTGGTCGCGGTACGCGGTGATGATGCAATCCTTCCTGGTGATGGCGGCCTCCATTCCGACGGCGACAGCCTCCTGACCGTCGTAAAGGTGGCAGAAGCCGCGGATGAGCTTAGCCTTGTAGAGGCTGTCGGCGGCGATCTCCATTCGGCGCATGAGGGCCATGTCGCGGAAGAAAGAGCGGAGCTCGGCGGCGGAGGTGGTGACGGAGCGCGACGGAGGTTCGCAGTTGTGAGCGGTGAAGGGGATTGAGGTCTCGACGGTGATGGAATCATTGGAGGAAGAGATCGAACGGCTGAGAATCGATGGGGCGCAGGAGAAGAAAGGTGAGATCGGTTTCAGGAGATTGGATCCGGAACGCGAGAGAGCCATTTGGATCTGTTAAGAAAATGAATAATATTCaagattataaaaataaaagaaatataatatttttttgttttcgttCTGTGTTGTTGATTCTGTTTGTGTTGGTGTTAGGAAGAATGAGAATGAAGGAAGAAAAGTGGTTGGTGCTGCAGCTGCGTGGTTTTGTTGATGTTAGGTGAAACTGTGAAAGAGTTGAGGGAGTGCAAGCTACACGAATGGAAGAGTGAATGTGGAATGGGCCAATGGTGTTTTAGggaattttaatttttccttttttttttaatttttactttgATATTGGTCGTAAAGaagaataatatatttatttttcttgacCAATTAAAGGGATCCCTTCTCTGTTCTCTCTCCTTTCTCCTTTCGCCGCCGCCTTTAAAGTTTAAACACATTCGCATTAGCGTACCTTTTTCACGGGTAAAATGGTAAGAGACTCGAAATCTCAACACAAGTTATGCCTCTTTCAAATAACAAGTCTGTTCGAACTTCGAAGTTTGAATTTGT is a window from the Arachis stenosperma cultivar V10309 chromosome 3, arast.V10309.gnm1.PFL2, whole genome shotgun sequence genome containing:
- the LOC130969079 gene encoding pyruvate dehydrogenase E1 component subunit alpha, mitochondrial-like yields the protein MALSRSGSNLLKPISPFFSCAPSILSRSISSSNDSITVETSIPFTAHNCEPPSRSVTTSAAELRSFFRDMALMRRMEIAADSLYKAKLIRGFCHLYDGQEAVAVGMEAAITRKDCIITAYRDHCTFLSRGGNLVEVFAELMGRRAGMSNGKGGSMHFYRKEGGFYGGHGIVGAQVPLGCGLAFAQKYSKDENVTFAMYGDGAANQGQLFEALNIAALWDLPAILVCENNHYGMGTAEWRAAKSPAYYKRGDYVPGLKVDGMDAFAVKQACKFAKEHALKNGPIILEMDTYRYHGHSMSDPGSTYRTRDEISGVRQERDPIERIRKLLLSHEISTETELKDIEKEVRKEVDNAISKAKESDMPDPSELFTNVYVKGFGVEAYGADRKELRATLP